The Mastomys coucha isolate ucsf_1 unplaced genomic scaffold, UCSF_Mcou_1 pScaffold3, whole genome shotgun sequence DNA window CTGGACTTGTCCGCGTTGCCAGCAACCCGTTTACTTTGGTGAGGCTGGGACCTAGGAGGAGTAAAGACAAGCGTGAGCCCCCGGGCCCCCTGTATcattgagtgtgtgtttgtgtgtgtgcttgaaaacGCAGTGCCTGCCACACCTCCAAGAGCCCAAGGCAAGAGGCACGGGTGGGATGGAGCTTCTTCCTGGAGACAATATTCATCGTCTCCAGGGAGCAAGGCTGGCTGGGTGGATTTCCCCTGAAGACCAAAAGGGCAAAAGGAGGGTCTAGTGCTGGGTTGGACTCCTTGCAGCCCGGATCCACCTTGTTTCCCACAGCTGAGAAAGTGAGCTCCTTAGGCAAGAACTGGCACCGTTTCTGCCTGAAATGTGAGCACTGTCACAGCATCTTGTCCCCTGGCGGGCATGCAGAGGTGAGGCCTGACCAGGGTGAGAGCCCTCTGTCACACTCCTACCCCTACAGACCCCAATTTCAGCCTTGGAAACCTGCCAAAGGCAACCTCAGCAAACAAGCTCAGGGCGATCCACCCATTGAACCTCATATGAGCCAGAATTTGGCAGGCTCAGGGCTGCTGCTGACCCATGGTTCTGAGGGAGGGGTAAGCAgctgctctgcctcccacctgTACCTTCAACCCCTAGACCACAAGGGCAATTCTGACATGCTAACCTATCACCCACCCCTACCGGATCCATCAGACTAGTTGCAGTGCGCATATGCACCTGACAGCCTGTATTGAGAAGGCCTGTACAGGCATGCATGTCCCTTTGGCCCCGAGTGACCCTTCCCTCTGCCTGTGCTTGTGCCCAGCACAACGGGAGGCCATACTGCCACAAGCCTTGCTATGGGGCTCTCTTTGGACCTAGAGGTAAGTTCCAGCCTAGAAGGGGCCAGGGGCCACAGTCTCTCCCTGTGGCTAGGAACTAGAGCCTGACCTCCATTATTGGGTCTTCTCTCTGCAGGGGTCAACATTGGTAGTGTGGGCTGCTATCTCTACAgtcccccaactcctcctcctgCCAGCAGCATTTCCCTAAGCCCCAGCAACTTTAGCACCCCCAGGCCAAGGACTGGCCTCCCCCGGGCCAAGAAAAGTAAGTGAAGGGAGGCATTAGTAGTTGTTCTCCTTCTGACCCTTCCTCAGGCTGCAGCAGACACTGTGACTGCTCTTGGCAGTCCTGTTGCTGGCCCTGTTTTTCTGCTCTCATGTGAGTTGAGTTTCAAAGGTAACTTGGACAAGATAGCTTGATCACCCTCACTTTACAAGAGATGCccagagaaaacaaatgaccaCTAAACAGAagcaaggctggcctggaaatcggGCCCTTCCTCCAGCCAGGGCATAGAAGGGAAGACCTAAAGTGATGGCTCCTTAGGATGGGGCCAAGTCCTCAGATTCTTCTCTAGTGCCTGTCCCTTCCTCATACTCTGGTAGTGGGCAGTGACACCATGCTCCTCAACACCTGACACCGCTGCCCTGGCCAGCTCCTGTATCAGCTCAGGTTTCCCAATGCTTGAGTTACTACCAGCACTGAGCCATTGATCTGGTGGGCTCCTGAGGCCcttggaggaggatgaggaagcaAGTGATCCCTAGTGAAGCTGATGCATTGAGTGGGATGAGTCAGATAGGACTATGTGCAGGGGTCACGGTTGCCTGGAGTAGGGGAGTAGGAGCAGGGATGAATGGGTTTGGGGAAAGGACAGTGTCATATACAGGCGGGGGCTAAAGGGCCCTGCCTAGGGCCTGGCCCCCACCACAGCCCTATCTGGAGCCTCTTCCTATTAAAGGCCCTCCCTACTTGAAGACATTCACTGGTGAGACTTCACTGTGCCCTGGATGTGGGGATCCTGTTTATTTTGGTAAGTGACAACAGAAAGCTTGCAGAGGAACACTGAAGAGGGTAGGGAGGTGATTCCCTGCCCTGCTCCTAGAATGGAAGAACTACCACTGTTCCACCAACAGCTGAGAAGGTGATGGCTTTGGGCAGAAATTGGCACCGGCCCTGCCTGAGGTGCCAGCGTTGCAGGAAGACCCTGACTGCTGGGAGTCACGCGGAGGTGAGCAGGGCAAGAAGATTATGCTGAGAAGAAGGGGttgaggagtggggagagagctGAGAAGATTCTCTTTCTATGTTCCAGCATGACGGCATGCCTTACTGCCATATTCCCTGCTATGGGTACTTGTTTGGCCCCAAAGGTAGGCAACCTGACCCCAGACACTGGGCCTATGAGAATGTGTGGACAACTTCCCTTGTGGTCAGACATCTAggaccctcccctctcccttcagaCCTCAACCTGACTCCCTTGCCAACAAAGCCCTTAGTGACAGGGCTCTCTCCTTCAGGTGTGAACATTGGCGATGTGGGCTGCTACATCTATGACCCAGTGGACATAAGATCCAAATGAGCTATTCACAGGAGTGATTAACCTAACTCAGGCTTCCCACCATCTCCACGGTCTATTGGAAGCTCTGGAATTCTCTAGTCCTTTCGGGAGGAAGAAGGTGAAATCCTGGGGGCTTGGGCCTAGGCTCCGTGGTAGATCTGAGTCCAGACTGTCTGCCAGTTCTTTGTTTCCCCATTCCTATCTTgttattccccctcccccccccacacacacttagaATGGTGGTCGTCTGGGTTCCCAGTTCCTTCTCCTAACTGCTTGAGCTTCAAAGTATATTCATAAAGGTCATTGAGTTCTATGGCTTCTCTAATAAAATGTTGACTGATTCCCATACcttcaattattttttgttttgttctgttttgtgacttttgttttgtttttttctagacaggtttgTTTGTgcagtcctgactgtcctagaactgcTTTATAGACAGGGCTGGGCTCGAACTCcagatctaccttcctctgcctcccaaatgctggaattaaaggtgtgcgccaccacccacTTTCTTTAGGTTTGAAGCCTAGACAGTGATATGGGGGGAGGTACAAGTCTGCTACTTCAGAGGTAGTCCTGGCAACAAGAAAATCTATCTATTGGTCCCCTAGCCCTGAAATTGGGCAGGTCCTAGCCTTGCACTGTAGACAGCACACCCACCAGACTCATGAGTATTAGAAATAATCATAGGACTGTGCTTTAGCAACATTGCTAGGATGACCTTGTTGAGTCTGAGCATGACAACAGGTCCTGTCTACTAGGAGGTTTCACTATCCACTTGGGGGATGAACAGTGGCAAAGCTGGAATCAGAGCTGAGGCTTCCCATCTGAGGATCTCCTCCAACCCACAAGCATCTATCTTTATTTACAgaagtccccaccccacccccgctgctGCCATGAGAGAGGTACCCAGAATCCCCAGCAGCCCATTGCTGTGAGAAGTTGTCTTGTTGTTGGAGACTGGATAAACACAGGCAGATGGTACCAGTAGCAGCTCCATCCTTAGGCAGAGGAATTTGATGTTCCAGTCACAAGAGCCTGCCTTCTGTTTCCAGCTCCTTGGAGAGCTTTCCCTAGTCCAACTCAGGTCCCTGGACCTGTGTATCTTCCTCCTGAGTACTAGACAGGACAATAAGGAAGGTGTCAGGAACATGGTCAGGGGTGAGTCCTAGAACTTATAAGAACTGTCTCAGGGCTGTCCCCGCTCCTcaaatataagcacacacactcccacaagTCACTTGTCTGGACAATTTCTTGGTGTATAAGCATAGCtcagtgtgcacatgtgcatctCGGTTTTGAGCATTTGTGGCTACATAAAGGTATGGACAGACTCAGGTTTGATTTTATATAAACAATGTATACATTCCATCCTGAAACACTCAcctgtgtacacatatatgtacagataCCAAGTGTAGTTCTGCAACTGCCTTCCCCTTTGTTACCTCAGTGTCGAGGGCTTAGGCATTTGAATCCACAAATACCACGCACAaatacacccacccacccacacacacacacaactacacataCCTCTTTCTTTCCACATCCTGGATGGTCTCTGGCAGCTGTGCCTTCTTCGTCTCAGGCAGCAGGAGTAcagtgcaggcagccaggagggcaAGCCCCCCATAAGCAAGTCTGGGGAGTAACAGCCACACTCCATCCAGCAAGGCCGCCAGTGGGGCCAGAGAGGCCCCGAGCCTACCCATGAGCGCGGAGAGTCCCAATCCTGTCTGCCTGTTCAGGAAAGGGTGGAGGGGCCATCCATTACGAGGCTCCCCTCTGGTGCGGGCAACCCCAAAGACTGGCTTCCCAGTACAGAAGATAAAATTCTCTATGCAGTCCAAGATCTGAGCAAACAACCACAATGCATCTGGCTGTGGCTAAAGAATGGCTGGGCTGGGTGTAATTACACACAGCCGCCTAGGTGAAGGCAGGCCAGTGGCCTGGGTCCCTGACTTACCTGAGCACAGTAGGGTACAACTCGGCCGTGAACAGGTAGGCTGTAGTAAAGGCAGATTCAGAAAAAGCTTTCCCCGTCATCACCAGAGCAGTGAGCCAGGACTTGCTGTCTGGAGGGAAAGGGATTCTTCAGTGAACGGATGCCACCAGGAGCCCCCTAGATGCGAGGCAGAGTCACCACAGAGGGCAGAGCCGAACCGAACCGCCAGGCATGACTTACCTGAAGATACCAGCAGGCTGATGCCGAAGGTCAAAGCAGTGCCTAGCAGCATTCCAGCCTCGGTGAGCCGGCGTCCCACGTGACGCACAAGGAAGTAGACCAAAATTTTGGAAGGCAGCTCCACAGCCCCTATCAGCAGCTGCGTCTGGTACACGTTCAGCCCCAGCCCGGACACGTCCAGAATCAGGCCGTAGTAGGAAAAATTGACTCCAAACCTGAACAGAGTCGCAGAGCCCCTCAAGAGCCCTCTCCTGCCCTGCCTCTCCTGTCACTTGGCTCCTCAGAGACTGCAACCTAAGAtcaccccccccccgcccccagataCCCATAATCCCCAAGTAGGTACCAGTGGCCAAAGTGCCTTTACCCCGATCTTAATAGCAA harbors:
- the Crip3 gene encoding cysteine-rich protein 3, whose protein sequence is MSWTCPRCQQPVYFAEKVSSLGKNWHRFCLKCEHCHSILSPGGHAEHNGRPYCHKPCYGALFGPRGVNIGSVGCYLYSPPTPPPASSISLSPSNFSTPRPRTGLPRAKKSPPYLKTFTGETSLCPGCGDPVYFAEKVMALGRNWHRPCLRCQRCRKTLTAGSHAEHDGMPYCHIPCYGYLFGPKGVNIGDVGCYIYDPVDIRSK